The following are from one region of the Corylus avellana chromosome ca1, CavTom2PMs-1.0 genome:
- the LOC132190644 gene encoding protein DETOXIFICATION 46, chloroplastic-like: MQLKTLARPSLTPIQNPNLQRRLSRASISFNTQLSSRRLSNPIAPPSIRISPEKIRRSRLVAACVGGQSNELLEDVELEAIASESDGNSNGNIGNGSVVGSKREELETQSIWSKMKEIMMFSGPATGLWICAPLMSLISTAVIGRGSSTELAALGPGTVFCDNMNLLFMFLSIATSNMVATALAKRDKNQVQHQISILLFVGLTCGTLMLLFTQFLGSWALTAFVGPKNVHIVPAASKYVQIRGLAWPAILFGLVAQSASLGMKDSVGPLKALVVASAVNGLGHVVLCNMLRFGITGAAWSTMASQLIAAYMMIEALDKKGFSAFAISIPSPSEFLQIFAIAAPVFVTMFSKVAFYSLMTYFATAMGTNTVAAHQVMIQMYGMCVVWGEPLSQTAQSFMPELLNGVNRSLEKARMLLKSLMIIGAILGLAIGTIGTFVPWLFPKIFTHDPNVIQEMHKVLILFFFSLAVTPCTHSLEGTLLAGRELKFISLSMSGCFSLGALLLLLVKGYGLTGCWAALVGFQWARFFLALRRLLSPNGMLHSDDMTPYELGKLKAA; encoded by the exons ATGCAGCTCAAAACCCTAGCTCGCCCTTCCCTCACTCCCATCCAAAACCCCAATCTTCAACGACGGCTCTCTCGCGCTTCAATTTCCTTCAACACCCAACTCTCATCTCGCCGCCTCAGCAACCCCATCGCTCCGCCGAGCATTCGCATCTCTCCGGAGAAGATTCGCCGCAGTAGGTTGGTAGCCGCCTGCGTTGGTGGCCAGAGCAATGAACTCCTCGAAGATGTCGAGCTCGAAGCTATTGCCAGCGAGAGTGATGGCAATAGCAATGGCAATATTGGCAATGGCAGTGTCGTGGGATCGAAGAGGGAGGAGTTGGAGACTCAGAGCATATGGAGCAAGATGAAGGAGATTATGATGTTCTCGGGGCCCGCCACGGGGCTCTGGATCTGTGCACCCTTGATGAGTCTCATCTCCACGGCTGTGATCGGTCGGGGAAGCTCAACCGAGCTTGCTGCTTTAG GTCCTGGAACGGTCTTTTGCGATAATATGAATCTTTTGTTCATGTTCCTTTCAATTGCCACTTCAAATATGGTCGCCACTGCGCTTGCCAAACGG GATAAAAATCAAGTGCAGCATCAAATATCGATCTTGCTCTTTGTTGGGCTGACTTGTGGGACTTTGATGCTTCTGTTTACACAGTTCTTGGGTTCATGGGCACTAACTG cTTTTGTTGGGCCAAAGAATGTGCATATTGTGCCTGCAGCAAGCAAATATGTCCAG ATTCGAGGCTTGGCGTGGCCTGCAATTCTTTTTGGGTTGGTTGCTCAAAGTGCAAG TCTTGGCATGAAAGATTCCGTGGGACCTCTGAAGGCTTTGGTGGTAGCCAGTGCTGTTAATGGCTTGGGTCACGTAGTCCTGTGCAATATGTTACGTTTTGGTATAACTGGCGCAGCATGGTCAACAATGGCATCACAA CTTATTGCAGCTTATATGATGATTGAAGCTCTGGACAAGAAAGGATTTAGCGCTTTTGCCATCTCTATTCCATCACCCAGTGAATTTCTGCAGATATTTGCGATTGCTGCTCCAGTGTTTGTAACAATGTTCTCAAAG GTGGCTTTCTATTCTCTCATGACATATTTTGCTACAGCTATGGGCACAAATACGGTTGCAGCTCATCAG GTCATGATTCAAATGTACGGTATGTGTGTGGTATGGGGTGAACCTCTCTCTCAAACTGCACAATCATTCATGCCAGAGTTATTAAACGGAGTTAACCGAAGTTTGGAGAAG GCTCGAATGTTACTAAAGTCGCTGATGATTATTGGAGCTATACTTGGATTAGCAATAGGAACTATCGGAACGTTTGTTCCTTGGTtgtttcccaaaatttttacaCATGATCCTAATGTCATACAAGAG ATGCACAAAGTGTtgattctattctttttttcattagCTGTGACACCTTGTACTCATAGCCTTGAGGGGACATTGCTG GCTGGACGGGAACTAAAATTTATTAGCTTATCAATGAGCGGATGCTTTTCTTTGGGTGCTCTTCTACTGCTG CTTGTAAAAGGATATGGTTTGACAGGTTGTTGGGCTGCACTTGTGGGATTTCAATGG GCCCGGTTTTTCCTTGCACTCCGGCGCCTTCTTTCTCCAAATGGCATGCTGCACTCCGATGATATGACCCCCTATGAACTGGGGAAGCTCAAAGCTGCTTAG
- the LOC132162528 gene encoding receptor-like serine/threonine-protein kinase SD1-8 isoform X2 → MSVIIIPLATYTTKLWLLFALLLVLSHYRACFSIAGDTLSTGQPLSVKETIVSESGNFVLGFFRPGTSSKIYLGIWYNDFDVKDFVWVANRENPLSVASSSRLELSEDGNLLLLEGSSKTPFWSTNLALPLKNSTEAALGDDGNFVLRDSSNQNTIFWESFDHPTDTWLPGAKLGIDKITGKSKQLISWKNSNDPAPGMFSFGLDSDRSSQLILEWNRSQEYWSSGFWDGKYFSIFPEMGNNKISNFIFVSNENESYFTYSISNSSFRSKFIMNSSGEIQQLAWLTGPSVWNPLLSQPTELSDVFSLCGAFGVCHENSPSPCECLEFFEPFSIEDTRVDDWSGGCVRKNPLQCGKEDEFMQIKNVKLPANAKEYTAVNGWNCEVFCLNNCSCTAYAYNNSGCMIWEGALLNLQQLSYDGGQHIYIKIAGDQHQSTKGNKWKVWVIVAVLVPATGLVLCLFSIWFLRRKLKRKGEEVSSNDLLSFDFNTELHAINDGTNTKENLKKMGKKDVELPLFSYESVSAATKNFSAANKLGEGGFGPVYKGKLLRGQEIAIKMLSKGSGQGFEEFRNETILIAKLQHRNLVRLLGCCVEQDEKILIYEYMPNKSLDFYIFDPIKKKMLDWDARIRIIEGIAQGILYLHQHSRLRIIHRDLKPSNILLDSEMNPKISDFGLARIVGGNDTQANTHRIVGTYGYMSPEYAMEGLYSIKSDVFSFGVLLLEIVSGKKNTGFNKNESLNLLIYAWELWRDD, encoded by the exons ATGTCTGTCATCATTATTCCTCTGGCTACCTATACGACAAAGTTATGGCTCTTATTTGCTCTGCTTCTTGTCCTGTCTCACTACAGAGCATGCTTCTCCATTGCAGGAGATACCCTTTCAACAGGTCAGCCTCTTTCAGTGAAAGAAACCATAGTATCTGAAAGTGGCAACTTCGTACTCGGTTTCTTCAGACCAGGTACTTCCTCAAAAATATACCTGGGCATATGGTATAATGATTTTGATGTCAAAGATTTTGTTTGGGTGGCAAACAGAGAGAACCCTTTGTCTGTGGCATCTTCATCAAGACTTGAACTCTCTGAAGATGGCAATCTACTCCTGCTTGAAGGTTCCTCCAAGACACCATTTTGGTCAACAAATTTGGCCCTTCCCCTGAAGAACTCAACTGAAGCAGCACTTGGTGAtgatggaaattttgttttaagaGATAGTTCGAaccaaaatactattttttggGAGAGTTTCGACCATCCAACCGATACATGGCTGCCAGGTGCAAAGCTTGGAATCGATAAGATTACTGGAAAATCGAAGCAGCttatttcatggaaaaattCAAACGATCCTGCCCCAGGTATGTTCTCGTTTGGGTTGGACTCGGATAGAAGCAGTCAACTTATCTTGGAGTGGAACAGATCCCAAGAGTATTGGAGCTCTGGATTTTGGGATGGAAAATATTTCAGCATATTCCCTGAGATGGGGAACAATAAAATCTCCAACTTCATATTTGTGTCAAATGAAAATGAGAGTTATTTTACTTATTCTATCTCTAATAGCTCATTCAGATCCAAATTTATCATGAACTCTTCAGGAGAAATCCAGCAACTGGCGTGGTTGACTGGCCCTTCGGTTTGGAATCCGCTCTTGTCTCAGCCGACAGAACTGTCTGATGTCTTCTCTTTGTGTGGCGCGTTCGGAGTATGTCATGAGAATTCTCCAAGTCCTTGTGAATGTCTAGAATTTTTCGAACCATTTTCGATTGAAGACACCAGAGTAGATGATTGGTCGGGTGGTTGTGTGAGGAAAAACCCTCTGCAGTGTGGCAAAGAAGATGAGTTCATGCAAATAAAGAACGTTAAATTGCCTGCAAATGCCAAAGAATATACGGCAGTGAATGGTTGGAATTGTGAAGTGTTTTGCTTGAATAATTGTTCTTGCACAGCTTATGCTTATAACAACAGCGGGTGTATGATATGGGAAGGAGCTCTTTTGAACTTGCAGCAACTCTCATATGATGGCGGACAACATATCTATATCAAAATTGCCGGTGATCAGCATCAAAGCACCAAAG GTAACAAATGGAAAGTATGGGTGATTGTAGCCGTGCTGGTCCCTGCAACAGGGCTTGTCTTATGTCTCTTCTCCATTTGGTTTTTAAGGAGGAAGCTCAAACGCAAAG GAGAGGAGGTTTCAAGCAATGATCTACTGTCATTTGATTTCAATACTGAACTTCATGCAATTAATGATGGAACAAACACCAAAGAGAATCTGAAGAAAATGGGGAAGAAGGATGTTGAGTTACCGCTATTCAGTTACGAGAGTGTGTCGGCTGCAACTAAAAATTTCTCGGCTGCGAATaagcttggagaaggaggttttggacCTGTTTACAAG GGGAAATTACTTAGGGGGCAGGAAATTGCAATAAAGATGCTTTCAAAAGGATCTGGACAAGGGTTCGAGGAGTTCAGAAATGAGACAATACTAATTGCAAAACTCCAGCACAGAAATCTTGTCAGACTGTTGGGTTGTTGTGTCGAGCAAGAtgagaaaatattaatatacgAATACATGCCCAATAAAAGTTTGGATTTCTATATTTTTG AtccaatcaagaaaaaaatgttagattGGGATGCACGCATACGCATTATTGAAGGAATTGCTCAAGGgattctttatcttcatcaacATTCAAGATTACGAATCATACATAGAGATCTAAAACCTAGTAATATTCTCTTGGATAgtgaaatgaatccaaaaatatcagattttggcttGGCTCGAATAGTTGGAGGCAATGACACACAAGCAAACACACATCGAATTGTCGGAACTTA TGGTTACATGTCTCCGGAATATGCTATGGAGGGTCTGTATTCGATAAAGTCTGATGTTTTCAGCTTTGGAGTACTGTTACTAGAGATCGTGAGTGGCAAGAAGAATACTGGCTTCAATAAGAACGAATCACTCAATCttcttatatat GCTTGGGAGTTGTGGAGAGATGATTGA
- the LOC132162528 gene encoding receptor-like serine/threonine-protein kinase SD1-8 isoform X1: MSVIIIPLATYTTKLWLLFALLLVLSHYRACFSIAGDTLSTGQPLSVKETIVSESGNFVLGFFRPGTSSKIYLGIWYNDFDVKDFVWVANRENPLSVASSSRLELSEDGNLLLLEGSSKTPFWSTNLALPLKNSTEAALGDDGNFVLRDSSNQNTIFWESFDHPTDTWLPGAKLGIDKITGKSKQLISWKNSNDPAPGMFSFGLDSDRSSQLILEWNRSQEYWSSGFWDGKYFSIFPEMGNNKISNFIFVSNENESYFTYSISNSSFRSKFIMNSSGEIQQLAWLTGPSVWNPLLSQPTELSDVFSLCGAFGVCHENSPSPCECLEFFEPFSIEDTRVDDWSGGCVRKNPLQCGKEDEFMQIKNVKLPANAKEYTAVNGWNCEVFCLNNCSCTAYAYNNSGCMIWEGALLNLQQLSYDGGQHIYIKIAGDQHQSTKGNKWKVWVIVAVLVPATGLVLCLFSIWFLRRKLKRKGEEVSSNDLLSFDFNTELHAINDGTNTKENLKKMGKKDVELPLFSYESVSAATKNFSAANKLGEGGFGPVYKGKLLRGQEIAIKMLSKGSGQGFEEFRNETILIAKLQHRNLVRLLGCCVEQDEKILIYEYMPNKSLDFYIFDPIKKKMLDWDARIRIIEGIAQGILYLHQHSRLRIIHRDLKPSNILLDSEMNPKISDFGLARIVGGNDTQANTHRIVGTYGYMSPEYAMEGLYSIKSDVFSFGVLLLEIVSGKKNTGFNKNESLNLLIYVCCFYTPTSSLCSSLFNLNT; the protein is encoded by the exons ATGTCTGTCATCATTATTCCTCTGGCTACCTATACGACAAAGTTATGGCTCTTATTTGCTCTGCTTCTTGTCCTGTCTCACTACAGAGCATGCTTCTCCATTGCAGGAGATACCCTTTCAACAGGTCAGCCTCTTTCAGTGAAAGAAACCATAGTATCTGAAAGTGGCAACTTCGTACTCGGTTTCTTCAGACCAGGTACTTCCTCAAAAATATACCTGGGCATATGGTATAATGATTTTGATGTCAAAGATTTTGTTTGGGTGGCAAACAGAGAGAACCCTTTGTCTGTGGCATCTTCATCAAGACTTGAACTCTCTGAAGATGGCAATCTACTCCTGCTTGAAGGTTCCTCCAAGACACCATTTTGGTCAACAAATTTGGCCCTTCCCCTGAAGAACTCAACTGAAGCAGCACTTGGTGAtgatggaaattttgttttaagaGATAGTTCGAaccaaaatactattttttggGAGAGTTTCGACCATCCAACCGATACATGGCTGCCAGGTGCAAAGCTTGGAATCGATAAGATTACTGGAAAATCGAAGCAGCttatttcatggaaaaattCAAACGATCCTGCCCCAGGTATGTTCTCGTTTGGGTTGGACTCGGATAGAAGCAGTCAACTTATCTTGGAGTGGAACAGATCCCAAGAGTATTGGAGCTCTGGATTTTGGGATGGAAAATATTTCAGCATATTCCCTGAGATGGGGAACAATAAAATCTCCAACTTCATATTTGTGTCAAATGAAAATGAGAGTTATTTTACTTATTCTATCTCTAATAGCTCATTCAGATCCAAATTTATCATGAACTCTTCAGGAGAAATCCAGCAACTGGCGTGGTTGACTGGCCCTTCGGTTTGGAATCCGCTCTTGTCTCAGCCGACAGAACTGTCTGATGTCTTCTCTTTGTGTGGCGCGTTCGGAGTATGTCATGAGAATTCTCCAAGTCCTTGTGAATGTCTAGAATTTTTCGAACCATTTTCGATTGAAGACACCAGAGTAGATGATTGGTCGGGTGGTTGTGTGAGGAAAAACCCTCTGCAGTGTGGCAAAGAAGATGAGTTCATGCAAATAAAGAACGTTAAATTGCCTGCAAATGCCAAAGAATATACGGCAGTGAATGGTTGGAATTGTGAAGTGTTTTGCTTGAATAATTGTTCTTGCACAGCTTATGCTTATAACAACAGCGGGTGTATGATATGGGAAGGAGCTCTTTTGAACTTGCAGCAACTCTCATATGATGGCGGACAACATATCTATATCAAAATTGCCGGTGATCAGCATCAAAGCACCAAAG GTAACAAATGGAAAGTATGGGTGATTGTAGCCGTGCTGGTCCCTGCAACAGGGCTTGTCTTATGTCTCTTCTCCATTTGGTTTTTAAGGAGGAAGCTCAAACGCAAAG GAGAGGAGGTTTCAAGCAATGATCTACTGTCATTTGATTTCAATACTGAACTTCATGCAATTAATGATGGAACAAACACCAAAGAGAATCTGAAGAAAATGGGGAAGAAGGATGTTGAGTTACCGCTATTCAGTTACGAGAGTGTGTCGGCTGCAACTAAAAATTTCTCGGCTGCGAATaagcttggagaaggaggttttggacCTGTTTACAAG GGGAAATTACTTAGGGGGCAGGAAATTGCAATAAAGATGCTTTCAAAAGGATCTGGACAAGGGTTCGAGGAGTTCAGAAATGAGACAATACTAATTGCAAAACTCCAGCACAGAAATCTTGTCAGACTGTTGGGTTGTTGTGTCGAGCAAGAtgagaaaatattaatatacgAATACATGCCCAATAAAAGTTTGGATTTCTATATTTTTG AtccaatcaagaaaaaaatgttagattGGGATGCACGCATACGCATTATTGAAGGAATTGCTCAAGGgattctttatcttcatcaacATTCAAGATTACGAATCATACATAGAGATCTAAAACCTAGTAATATTCTCTTGGATAgtgaaatgaatccaaaaatatcagattttggcttGGCTCGAATAGTTGGAGGCAATGACACACAAGCAAACACACATCGAATTGTCGGAACTTA TGGTTACATGTCTCCGGAATATGCTATGGAGGGTCTGTATTCGATAAAGTCTGATGTTTTCAGCTTTGGAGTACTGTTACTAGAGATCGTGAGTGGCAAGAAGAATACTGGCTTCAATAAGAACGAATCACTCAATCttcttatatatgtgtgttGCTTTTATACCCCCACAAGTTCTTTATGCAGTAGTCTTTTCAATCTAAATACTTag
- the LOC132170310 gene encoding G-type lectin S-receptor-like serine/threonine-protein kinase At4g27290: MGARKTKPWLLFVLLLILSYYRTCFSIAGDTLSPGHSLSHSKSETILSKGDTFELGFFKPGTSLKIYLGIWHKRFGQKDNIVWVANRENPLSHPSSSTLILSEDGNLLLFQRSSKVPFWSTNLAFQGPNTTEAVLGDDGNFVLRDRSNASCIFWESFDHPTDTWLPGAKLGIDKVTGKPQQLISWKNSQDPAPGVFSLGLDPNGSNQYFLEWNRSQIYWSSGLWNLTTFSFANVPEISRNSHFNYNFVSHENVRYFTYSILDPSSFRSKFVMKYTGEITQNVWLAGPWEWTLYWHYPKKLSDIYAFCGAFGVYRENSSSPCECQKGFEPFSMEDVSLNDWSGGCVRKSPLQCENNTYANGKKDWFMKISNVQYLPHCSKPYSAVSARRCEQACLKNCSCTAYAYNSSGCMIWEGALLTLQQLSDGGEAGQNIYLRLAAHEHQNTKVEKSSSNNLLLFDFDSELQAINDGMNTNGNLKKRENKDAELPLFSYESVSVATNNFSPAKKLGEGGFGPVYKGKLLKGREIAVKMLSKRSGQGIEEFRNETILIAKLQHKNLVRILGCCIERDEKILIYEYMPNKSLDFYLFDPTKKQMLGWETRIHIIEGIAQGLLYLHQYSRLRIIHRDLKPSNILLDSEMNPKISDFGMARIVEGNETQANTNRIVGTYGYMAPEYVMDGSYSIKSDVFSFGVLVLEIVSGRKNIGFYNNESPNLLRYAWELWRDDQSLDLMEPTIRYPSPPYVLLRFINIGLLCVQESPTDRPTMPDVVSMISNEHAPLPTPKQPAFTTGRNMDINSSIDNAGNCSKNSVTFSTMEAR, from the exons ATGGGTGCCAGGAAGACTAAGCCATGGCTCTTATTTGTTCTGCTTCTAATATTGTCTTATTACAGAACATGCTTCTCCATAGCTGGTGATACCCTTTCACCAGGTCACTCTCTTTCTCATTCAAAGAGCGAGACTATATTATCTAAAGGTGACACTTTTGAGCTCGGTTTCTTCAAACCAGGAACTTCATTAAAAATCTACCTGGGCATATGGCATAAAAGGTTTGGCCAGAAGGACAATATTGTTTGGGTAGCAAATAGAGAAAACCCTTTGTCTCACCCATCTTCCTCAACACTTATCCTCTCAGAAGATGGCAATCTACTCCTGTTTCAACGTTCCTCCAAGGTCCCATTTTGGTCTACAAATTTGGCATTTCAGGGGCCAAATACAACTGAAGCAGTACTTGGTGATGATGGGAATTTTGTTTTAAGAGATAGGTCAAACGCGTCTTGTATATTTTGGGAGAGTTTCGACCATCCAACCGATACATGGCTGCCAGGTGCAAAGCTTGGGATCGATAAGGTTACTGGGAAACCACAGCAGCTCAtttcatggaaaaattcacAAGATCCAGCACCTGGTGTGTTTTCGTTGGGGTTAGACCCAAATGGAAGCAATCAATATTTCTTAGAGTGGAACAGATCCCAAATCTATTGGAGTTCTGGACTTTGGAATTTAACAACTTTCAGCTTTGCAAATGTTCCTGAGATAAGCCGGAATTCTCACTTCAACTATAATTTTGTGTCACATGAAAATGTAAGATATTTTACATATTCTATCCTTGATCCTTCTTCTTTCCGTTCTAAATTTGTGATGAAGTATACAGGAGAGATCACGCAAAACGTGTGGTTAGCTGGCCCTTGGGAATGGACTTTATATTGGCATTACCCGAAGAAACTATCTGATATCTATGCTTTTTGTGGTGCATTTGGGGTGTACCGTGAGAATTCCTCGAGCCCCTGTGAATGTCAAAAAGGTTTTGAACCATTTTCGATGGAAGACGTCAGCCTAAATGATTGGTCAGGTGGGTGTGTGAGGAAATCCCCTTTGCAATGTGAGAATAATACGTATGCTAATGGCAAAAAAGATTGGTTCATGAAAATATCAAACGTGCAATATTTGCCTCATTGTTCAAAACCATATTCGGCCGTGAGTGCTAGGAGATGTGAACAGGCTTGCCTGAAAAATTGTTCTTGCACAGCTTATGCTTATAATAGCAGCGGGTGTATGATATGGGAAGGAGCTCTTTTGACCTTACAACAACTCTCAGATGGTGGCGAAGCTGGACAAAATATCTATCTCAGACTTGCTGCTCATGAGCATCAAAATACCAAAG TAGAGAAGTCTTCAAGCAATAATCTACTATTATTTGATTTCGATTCTGAACTCCAAGCGATCAATGACGGAATGAACACCAACGGtaatttgaagaaaagagaaaacaaggaTGCGGAGTTACCACTTTTTAGTTATGAAAGTGTATCAGTTGCAACCAATAATTTCTCACCTGCGAAAaagcttggagaaggaggttttggacCTGTTTATAAG GGAAAATTACTCAAAGGGCGGGAAATTGCAGTGAAGATGCTATCAAAAAGATCTGGACAAGGAATTGAGGAGTTCAGAAATGAGACAATACTAATTGCAAAACTCCAGCATAAAAATCTTGTCAGAATCTTAGGTTGTTGTATCGAACGAGATGAaaagatattaatatatgagtACATGCCAAATAAAAGTTTGGACTTCTACCTTTTTG ATCCAACCAAGAAACAGATGTTAGGTTGGGAGACACGCATACACATTATTGAAGGGATTGCTCAggggcttctttatcttcatcaataTTCAAGATTACGAATCATACATAGAGATCTAAAACCAAGTAACATTCTCTTGGATAgtgaaatgaatccaaaaatatcagattttggcatggctcGAATAGTTGAAGGCAATGAAACACAAGCAAACACAAACCGAATTGTTGGAACTTA TGGCTATATGGCTCCTGAGTATGTTATGGATGGTTCGTACTCAATAAAGTCTGATGTTTTTAGCTTTGGAGTATTGGTACTAGAGATTGTGAGTGGGAGGAAGAACATTGGCTTCTATAACAACGAATCACCCAATCTTCTTAGATAT GCTTGGGAGTTGTGGAGAGATGATCAAAGTTTGGACTTGATGGAGCCAACAATAAGATATCCTTCTCCCCCTTATGTTCTTTTGAGATTCATTAACATTGGTCTTCTTTGTGTCCAAGAAAGTCCGACTGATCGACCTACCATGCCTGATGTAGTCTCAATGATTAGCAATGAACATGCACCTCTACCTACACCCAAGCAACCAGCATTTACCACGGGCCGGAATATGgacataaattcatcaattgACAATGCAGGAAATTGCTCAAAAAATAGCGTAACTTTTTCAACAATGGAAGCCCGATGA
- the LOC132180262 gene encoding uncharacterized protein LOC132180262, which produces MKFSYQFFFGFLTQSPKNSLTQNKITLSHSHSLSRSHSEKQRNQQDRKRKKKKEKEKIDGPRSNRIGSDPHTHILLVLALRRPFLHRVLDYEDEFFALLMLVLETHSLRTTGLEGTLMDLKQVKATFEGAFVVFCLRLCFDIIMIITILVCIRG; this is translated from the exons atgaaattttcataccaatttttttttggctttctgaCTCAAAGTCCCAAAAACAGTCTGactcaaaataaaatcactctctctcactctcactctctctctcgatctcacTCCGAGAAACAACGAAATCAACAAGacaggaagaggaagaagaagaaggagaaggagaagatagACGGACCTAGATCGAATCGAATCGGATCCGACCCACATACGCACATCCTCTTG GTACTGGCTTTAAGAAGACCCTTCCTCCACAGGGTGTTAGACTATGAAGATGAATTCTTTGCTTTGCTGATGCTGGTTCTTGAAACTCATAGTTTACGAACAACAG GCTTGGAGGGAACTCTCATGGATCTCAAGCAAGTGAAAGCAACGTTTGAGGGagcttttgttgtattttgtttaagaCTTTGTTTTGATATTATAATGATTATAACAATTTTGGTTTGTATTAGAGGGTAA